Below is a window of Pseudarthrobacter equi DNA.
AGGTGCCGCCCCCGCAATGCGGCCGGACACGGCCCACCGGCGATCCTGCAGTCCGGCAATCAGGCGATCCGGTGGCGCGACTGCTGGCCCGATGTTGGCCGGCGCCGGGTTGTTGTCAGTCAGTCGGTGGCTTTGCCCCGCTTCCAACCGCCCCGTTCCGAAACTGCCAGCCCCAGGAGTCCCAGGCGGCCCAGCCCGGCCCGGACAGAGTCCTGGCCCAGGCCGGCGACTGCCGCCAGCTTCTCCACCGATGTGGTGGAGCGAAGGGGCAGTGCGTCCAGGAGGATCAGGTCCTCAAGCGTCAGCCCGTCCTGGACCTGCGCAGCAACCTGCCGCTGGTCCGGGAGGGCAGTCCCGCTGGGTGCGGCAAGCTCGGCGACCTCGGCGGCGTCGGTCACGCAGACCGCTCCCCCATCGCGGAGGAGCCTGTGGCAGCCGGCCGAGTTGGCGCTGTGCACCGAACCGGGAACCGCGCCGACGGCGCGGCATAGGGTTTCCGCGTGGTGCGCGGTGTTGAGCGCCCCGGACCGCCACCTTGCCTCAACCACCACGGTGACGGCTGACAGCGCCGCAATCAGGCGGTTCCGCTGCAGGAACCTGTACCGGGTTGGCGCCGAACCCGGAGGCACTTCGGCGAGCACAGCTCCCCGGTTGCAGACAGCCCGGAGGAGGTCCTCGTTTCCTGAAGGGTAGAAGCGGTCCACCCCACCGGCCATGACGGCGATGGTTGGAACGGCTCCCGAGCCGCCGGCAAGTGCGGCCCGGTGGGCGTGTGCATCGATGCCATATGCCCCGCCGGAGACCACTGTCATCCCCCGCTGCGCCAGGGAGTACGCAAGATCACCGGTAACCGAGGCCCCGTAGCTTGTACTGTCACGGGACCCCACCAAGGCGATACTGCTTTCCAGGGCGGGAAGGGGCTGTTCGTGGCCCCGCCACCAGAGGCAGATGGGCTCCTGGATGCCGAGATCGGCAAGCTGTGCAGGCCAGAGCTCGTCCGAAGGGACGATCAGGCGGCCGCCGAGCCGGGCCATGGTAGCCAGGTCCCGCTCGGGTGCGAGATCCGGGATCCGCGGTTGCCACCGTTTCAGGGCCGCGGCCAAACCTGACCAGCTTGCGGACGGGCCGTTGTCCGCCAGCAGGACTGAAATTTCCTGTTCGAGCCCCGGCCCCGCGGCCACCTGGCCCGTGGCAATCCGAAGCCCATCCACTGCTCCTGCCACCTGGACCAAGGCAAGGCCTGCGGCGTCCTGCGGTTCCATCAGACGCGAGAGCGCAGCACGGGCGAGGCGTTCCGGGGTCATGGTTGTTTCAGTGGCGCCGGTCATGCCGCGGCCGCCGTTGCCTGCCGCAGGCCTAGTGCCTGCCCCACGTCGTTTACATCCGGAGCATCCCGCAGGCCAAGGTCGGCCAGCGTCCAGGCCAACCGAAGGACGCGGTCGTATCCCCGTGCCGTCAGTATTCCGCGTTCCAGCGAGTGATCCAGAATCCGGGTAACACCGGGAGGCAACCGCAGTTCGCCGCGGAGGACCCGGCCGGACACCTGGGAGTTCGTCTCCAGCCCGAGGGGACCAAGTCGCTGTACCTGGCGTTGGCGTGCGTCCCTGACCCGACGGGCCACTGATGCGGTGTCTTCCTCGGCGCCGGCCTGCCCGAAGTCAGCCAGCGAAACCCGCTCAACCTGCAGCTGGATGTCTACCCGGTCCAGCAGGGGCCCGGACATCCTGGCAAGGTACCGGCGCCGCATCATGGGCGTGCAGGTGCAGTCCAGTCCTTTGCCTGAAGCCTTGCCGCAGGGGCATGGATTGGCTGCCAGCACCAGCTGGAACCGTGCCGGGTAGGCTGCTGTCCCGGCTGACCGGTGAATCACCAGCTCGCCGCTTTCCAGCGGCTGCCGCAGCGCATCGAGCACCCTGCGTTCATACTCGGGCGCCTCGTCGAGGAACAGCACACCGCGGTGGGCGCGGGATGCAGCCCCGGGCCGCGGCAGTCCGGAGCCGCCGCCAATAATGGCCGCGGCGGTAGCTGTGTGGTGCGGGTTCTCAAAGGGCGGCCGCCGTAGCAGCTGGACCTGTGACGAGGGCAGTCCGCAAAGGGAATGGATGGCCGTCACCTCCATGGATTCGCGGTCCGCAAGGTCCGGCAGGATCCCCGGCAGCCGCTCCGCCAGCATGGTCTTCCCGGCTCCGGGCGGCCCGGTGAGCAGCAGGTGGTGGGCGCCCGCCGCCGCCACCTCCAACGCTTTGCGGGCCTCTCCCTGCCCGGACACATCTGCCATGTCCGGGCAGGGGGCCGCTTCCCCCGACGCTCCTGCGTCGTCCTCGGCGTCGTCGGGCTCGAAGTCCAGGGCAAGCTCCTGGGGGTCGGCACCGAAATCGAGGGCGAGCCGTGCCAGGGTCCGGTATCCGCTGACGTTGGCTCCGGGCACCAGAGAGGCTTCGGCGAGGTTTGCCTGCGCCACCACAACATCGGGGTACCCGGCCTGCACAGCCGCCATGACCGCGGGGAGTATGCCGCGGACAGGCCGGAGCCTGCCGTCAAGGCCAAGTTCGGCGATGAAGACGGAACGTCCTGTGGGCCGGATGTCATTGGCTGCCCGGAGCACCGCCATGGTCACGGCGAGGTCAAAGCCGGAACCGCGCTTGGGCAATGAAGCAGGGATCAGGTTGGCGGTGATCTTGCGGCGGCTGAGGGGTATCCCTGAGTTCTTTGCCGCGGAGCGTATGCGCTCCCTGGCTTCGTTCAGCGCCGCATCCGGAAGTCCCAGAATCACGAACGCCGGAAGGCTTTGGCCAATATCGGCTTCGACCTCAACCATGTAGCCGTTCAGGCCCACGAGCGCCACCGAATAGGTGCGTCCGAGCGCCATTCAGCCCACCCCCTTGAGGTGCTCCACTACGGGGTTGCCGCCGCCGTCGTCCACCACGGCGATGACGTCCACGCGGCGCAGCGGCATCCTCAGCTCACGGTCCCTGCACCAGGCCGCGCCGAGCCGGTGCAGCCGGGCAAGCTTGTCCGGTCCCACCGCCTCGAACGGGTGGCCGTAGTCAAGGGACCGGCGCGTCTTCACCTCAGCGATGACCAGCGCGTCCCCGTCCAGCGCGACCACGTCAATTTCGCCTTCGCTGCAGCGCCAGTTGCGCTCCACTATCAGCATGCCGAGGGTCTCGAGATAGCCGACGGCGAGGTCTTCGCCATGCCGGCCGAGCAAATCTTTGGCTTTCATTTCTACCTCCGCAACCAGCCTGCGGGCGTGAGGTTGCGGAGGACAGGGAGCTCATCCCCTATGTGCATGTCGGTGGTGGTGTGGAGGGATAGTCCACGTGGAGGGCCATGCGCCGCGGACCCCGCGGCGCTATTGGAGCCGGCGTACCCTAGTTGCCCAGGTCTACGTCTTTCGGCAGTGCCAGTTCCTCGTTCCGCGGAAGTTCTTCCACGTTAACGTCCTTGAAGGTGAGGACGCGGACGCTCTTGACGAAGCGTGCAGACCGGTACACATCCCAGACCCATGCATCAGAGAGGGTCAGGTCGAAGTAGACCTCGCCATCGGCGCTGCGGGCCTGCAGGTCCACGTGGTTGGCCAGGTAGAAGCGCCGTTCGGTCTCGACTACGTAGCTGAACAGTCCGACAACGTCGCGGTATTCACGGTAGAGCTGCAGCTCCATGTCGGTTTCATAGTTTTCAAGGTCCTCGGCACTCATGCTTCCATCTTGCACCATGTCCGACAGTGCCGGAGCCGCAACGACCCGGAGCAGGCGCAGAGGAGGCCAGGAAAGGGGTCAGTCCCCGCCCGGCATCTCGCCGGCGCCCTGGAGTTCCCCGCCCAGGAGGCGCCAGCTCACCCGGTGGTAGGGAGTGGGTCCGGCGGCACGAAGCACATCGCGGTGCAGCACCGTGGCGTAGCCTTTGTTGATGTCCCAGCCAAAGTCGGGATACTCGGCGTGAAGTTCACGCATGGTCCGGTCCCGCTCAACCTTGGCGATGACGCTGGCCGCGGCCACGCTCAGGCACTGCATGTCCGCTTTGATCTTGGTGTGCACCGGAGCGTCGCATGCTGCCTCCGGCACCTCCTGGTCGAAGAGCGACAGCTGCTCTGCCGGGGAAAGCCAGTTGTGGCTTCCGTCCAGCAGCACCATGTCCGGAATGACCCCGGCGGACAGGATGTCCTGCCAGGCCCGCGTTCCGGCCAGCCGCAAGGCAGCAATGATTCCCAGGGCGTCAATCTCGTGGGCCGAGGCATGCCCCACCGCGGAGGCCACGCTCCAGCGGCGTACCAAAGGCTCCAGCCGCTCGCGCTCGGGGGCGCTGAGGAGCTTGCTGTCGCGTACCCCTGCCAGGGGCTTCTGGCGTTCAAGGTCGACGACGGCGATCCCCACGCTCACGGGACCGGCCAGTGCGCCGCGGCCCACCTCGTCTACCCCGGCAAGAAGCCGCACGCCCTGCGCCTTGAAGGTCCGCTCATGGCGCAGCGTGGGTGCTTTGCCGCGGCCCGTGACCTTTGACGATCCGGACCTTGGCTTGGCGGGCGCTTTGGCCGTCCCGGCGGCTACTGCCTGGGTCATGGTCAGGGCGCCGCGGGGACGTCGCGGAACACTTCGGGGTAGTTCCCCAGGGTGGTGATGCGGTTGAGCGGCCAGGCGATCACCGCTGCTTTGCCTTCAAGGTCGCTGAGGTCGATGAAGCCGCCATCGGACTCCATGTGGGAGCGGGAGTCGGCGGAGTGGTTCCGGTTATCGCCCATCACCCATACCTTGCCTTCCGGGACCGTGACGTCGAAGTTGCGGACCTGCGGGACTTCTGCCGGGTTGATGTAGGCCTCATCGACCGCGGTGCCGTTAATGGTCAGCTTACCGCCGGCGTCGCAGCAGACCACGTGGTCGCCCGGCAGCCCGATGACCCGTTTGACGAGGTGCTGGTCGGTGTTGTCGGGGAGCAGGCCGACAAAGGTCAAGCCGTCCTGGACCCAGGTGAACGGCCCCTTCGCCTCGGGTGCCGCCGGCGGGAGCCAGCCCTTGGTATCGCGGAAGACGACGACGTCTCCCCGGCTGAGGGCGAAGGGTTCCGGCACCAGGAGGTTAACGAAAATCCGGTCGTCAATGTCCAGGGTGTTCACCATGGACTCGGAGGGGATGAAGAACGCGCGGAACAGGAAGGTCTTGATGAGGAAGGACAGTACGACGGCGATCACCACCACTGTGGCTACTTCCTTGAGCCAGGCAAACAGCGGGCTGCCCGAGTCCTTGCCTGACGGCTTGCCCGCGGCCTTGGCAGCCGAGCGGCTGGGAGCCTGGGCGGGCTCTGCGTTGCCGTGCGCGGCTTCGGTCCCGGCGTCAGGCGCGGGATCCGGAGCCGCGGCTGGTTCGGGTGACTGCCCGGCGGGCTCGTCCGCGGCTCCATCGCGCCGCGGTTCGGGTGTCCGCGCGTGGTTCTCGGGCATCTACTGTCCGTTCTCTGGGGTTGGTGCAGCCGCAGCCGGCCTTGGTACTGGAGCAAATCTATCAAGCGGCCAGACGATCTGGACGGGCCGGCCGATGACACGGTCCAGCGGAACCATGCCGCCACCGGGGGCCCCCAGCAGGCTTCGCGAGTCGGCGGACACGGACCGGTGGTCGCCCATCAGCCAGAGCCGGCCTGCCGGGACCACTGAATTGAATTTCTGGGTGCTGGGCACGTCTCCCGGGAAGACGTAGGGTTCGTCCACGGGGTGGCCGTTGACGGTGACTTTGCCGGCCGCATCGCAGCACACCACGGAATCCCCGGGCAGTCCGATGACCCGCTTGACGTACGTGGTGTCGCTCCCTGTCAGCCCCAGCCACCGGGTGGCCGCGGCCGCGGCGTCCGCCAACGGCCCCTTGCCGCTGTTGAGCGGGGCAAACGTGCCGCGTCCGTCGAAGACCACCACGTCCCCGCGCCGGATGGGTTCGGCCGTGAAGTCGGTCCGGGACACCAGGATCCGGTCCCCGCCTTCCAGCAGGGGCTCCATCGATTCCGAAGGGATGAAGTAGATGTCCAGCCACAGCGAGCGGACCAGGCCGCTGATGACGACCGCGAGGAAAAGTGCAAGGAACGCAAAACGCCAGCCCGGTTTCCTGGGCTGGCGTTTTGTCTGGTCCATAAGTCCGTATCCTGGGCGCTGGTGCTGATGGCTCCGGCGCTGGCCGGATACGGCTGCGGCCCAGCCTTCGTAGGTCCGGAAGGACTTACTTGGCAGAGGAGAAGTCGCGCTTTTCCTTGATCTTTGCAGCCTTACCGCGCAGTGCACGCATGTAGTAAAGCTTGGCGCGGCGGACGTCGCCCTTGGTGACAACTTCAATCTTGTCGATGATCGGGGAGTGTACCGGGAAGGTACGCTCCACGCCGACGCCGAAGGACACCTTGCGGACCGTGAAGGTCTCGCGGACGCCGTCACCCTGGCGGCCCAGGACGAAGCCCTGGAAGACCTGGACGCGGGAGTTCTTGCCTTCGATGATGTTTACGTGCACCTTGAGGGTGTCGCCTGCGCGGAACGCGGGGACGTCAGTGCGCAGCGAAGCTGCATCGACGGAATCGAGAATATGCATAATTGCACTCCTGGTGAACGCCACAGGTCATTCACTTTAGGTCACGGCCGGGAAAGCCCTGCGCCGATGGCGCATTGGGAGTATCCCGCCCGAAGTTAAGTGGTCCGGCCGCCTCACTGGTTGACGAGGCCGGTTGTCAGGCTGTTGGTTGCGCTCCCCCTGTGGCAGGTGCGGACCCAGCAGACACAAGGACTAATTTTGCCACAGCGGCGCCCGTACAGCCAATCCTGCGCGGCTTCAGCCGGCGGGTTCCGTCTTGCCCGGCCGTCGGACCGGCCTGCCGTCGATGATGTCGTAGCCGAGTTCCTGCAGGGCCGAGCGGTCGGCCCTCGGAAGCTTCCCGGCGTCGAATGCCTCCAGCAGGTCCGGACGCCGCTCGGACGTCCGGCGGAACTGTTCATGCCGCCGCCACTGGGCGATCTTGCCGTGGTTTCCGCTCAGCAGGATGGCTGGCACCTCACGGTCGCGCCAGACGGCGGGCTTGGTGTATACCGGGTACTCCAGGAGGCCGTCCGAATGGGATTCCTCCACCAGGGATTCGGGATTTCCCACGACGCCGGGCAGCAGCCGCCCAACGGCCTCCACCATGGCGAGCACTGCAACTTCTCCCCCGTTGAGGACGTAGTCGCCCAGGCTTACGGGCCGCACGTCGAAGTGGTCGCCGGCCCATTCGATCACGCGTTCATCGATGCCTTCGTAGCGTCCGCAGGCGAAGGCCAGGTGCTCCTCGCCGGCCAGCTCGTGGGCCATGGCCTGCGTGAAGCGCTCCCCTGCGGGTGACGGAACGATGAGGACGGGCTTGCCCTGGTGTCCGGGCCGGGCTTCGGCGACAGCGGTAAGCGCCTGGGACCACGGCTCCGGCTTCATGACCATGCCCGCGCCGCCCCCGTAGGGAGTGTCGTCCACCGTACGGTGCCGGTCGGTGGTGAACGACCTGAGGTCGTGGACATGCAGGTCCAGGATGCCGTCCTGGCGTGCCTTGCCGATCAGGGACAGCTCCAGGGGCGCCAGGTACTCGGGAAAGATACTGACGACGTCGATGCGCATCTAGTCGGTGCCTTCCGGTTCCGCCGGTGCGGCTTCGCCGGAGTTGACTTCGAAGAGCCCGTCCGGCGGGGTGAGGAGGATGTAGCCTTCACTGACATTGACTTCGGGGACAATCTGCTCGACGAAGGGAATCAGGATCTCCTCGCCGCCCGGGGTGGTGACCATCAGCAGGTCCTGCGCCGGTGCGGTGTTGAGGGCAGTCACCTTGCCCACCACCTTGCTGCCCACCCTGGCTTCGAGGCCTACGAGCTCATGCTCGTACCAGCCGTCCTCGTCGTCCTCGTCCAGTTCCGCTGTTTCGATGAAGAGCTTGGCGCCGCGGAGCGTCTCAGCCTGGTTGCGGTCCTCGATCTCCTCGAAGGCCAGCAGCAGGATGTCCTTGTTCCAGCGGGCGCTGCTGACTGTCAGCGGCCCGGACTGCGCCGGCTCCACCACGAACTCCACGCCGGGGACGAAACGGTCCCCAGGGGCGTCGGTCATTACCTGGACCGTGACTTCCCCGCGGATGCCGTGGGGCTTGCCGATGCGGGCCACCTGGAGCTGCATATGTTCCTCTGTTCGGGTTGGTGCATATTGTGTTGGTTCGTGAAAAAACTCCGGCCCCTCCACCAGATGGTGGAGGGGCCGGAGAGCAAAACTGGTGTTGCCGGACGCTCAGCGGCGGCGGTCGGTGTCGACAACGTCGACCCGGACCGGCTCGCCGCCGGCCAGCGCTGCCACGACGGTGCGCAGTGCACGCGCCGTGCGGCCCTGGCGGCCGATCACCCGTCCCAGGTCATCCTGGTGAACACGAACCTCGAGGGTATCCCCGCGGCGGTTGTTCTTCGAATTGACCGTGACGTCGTCCGGGGAATCAACGATTCCGCGGACCAGGTGCTCCAGCGCGTCTGCCAGCAACTTACTCAGCCTCGGTGG
It encodes the following:
- the rimM gene encoding ribosome maturation factor RimM (Essential for efficient processing of 16S rRNA); this translates as MQLQVARIGKPHGIRGEVTVQVMTDAPGDRFVPGVEFVVEPAQSGPLTVSSARWNKDILLLAFEEIEDRNQAETLRGAKLFIETAELDEDDEDGWYEHELVGLEARVGSKVVGKVTALNTAPAQDLLMVTTPGGEEILIPFVEQIVPEVNVSEGYILLTPPDGLFEVNSGEAAPAEPEGTD
- the lepB gene encoding signal peptidase I; this translates as MDQTKRQPRKPGWRFAFLALFLAVVISGLVRSLWLDIYFIPSESMEPLLEGGDRILVSRTDFTAEPIRRGDVVVFDGRGTFAPLNSGKGPLADAAAAATRWLGLTGSDTTYVKRVIGLPGDSVVCCDAAGKVTVNGHPVDEPYVFPGDVPSTQKFNSVVPAGRLWLMGDHRSVSADSRSLLGAPGGGMVPLDRVIGRPVQIVWPLDRFAPVPRPAAAAPTPENGQ
- the lepB gene encoding signal peptidase I yields the protein MPENHARTPEPRRDGAADEPAGQSPEPAAAPDPAPDAGTEAAHGNAEPAQAPSRSAAKAAGKPSGKDSGSPLFAWLKEVATVVVIAVVLSFLIKTFLFRAFFIPSESMVNTLDIDDRIFVNLLVPEPFALSRGDVVVFRDTKGWLPPAAPEAKGPFTWVQDGLTFVGLLPDNTDQHLVKRVIGLPGDHVVCCDAGGKLTINGTAVDEAYINPAEVPQVRNFDVTVPEGKVWVMGDNRNHSADSRSHMESDGGFIDLSDLEGKAAVIAWPLNRITTLGNYPEVFRDVPAAP
- a CDS encoding ribonuclease HII → MTQAVAAGTAKAPAKPRSGSSKVTGRGKAPTLRHERTFKAQGVRLLAGVDEVGRGALAGPVSVGIAVVDLERQKPLAGVRDSKLLSAPERERLEPLVRRWSVASAVGHASAHEIDALGIIAALRLAGTRAWQDILSAGVIPDMVLLDGSHNWLSPAEQLSLFDQEVPEAACDAPVHTKIKADMQCLSVAAASVIAKVERDRTMRELHAEYPDFGWDINKGYATVLHRDVLRAAGPTPYHRVSWRLLGGELQGAGEMPGGD
- a CDS encoding RNA-binding protein — its product is MLADALEHLVRGIVDSPDDVTVNSKNNRRGDTLEVRVHQDDLGRVIGRQGRTARALRTVVAALAGGEPVRVDVVDTDRRR
- a CDS encoding YraN family protein, which encodes MKAKDLLGRHGEDLAVGYLETLGMLIVERNWRCSEGEIDVVALDGDALVIAEVKTRRSLDYGHPFEAVGPDKLARLHRLGAAWCRDRELRMPLRRVDVIAVVDDGGGNPVVEHLKGVG
- the dprA gene encoding DNA-processing protein DprA; translation: MTGATETTMTPERLARAALSRLMEPQDAAGLALVQVAGAVDGLRIATGQVAAGPGLEQEISVLLADNGPSASWSGLAAALKRWQPRIPDLAPERDLATMARLGGRLIVPSDELWPAQLADLGIQEPICLWWRGHEQPLPALESSIALVGSRDSTSYGASVTGDLAYSLAQRGMTVVSGGAYGIDAHAHRAALAGGSGAVPTIAVMAGGVDRFYPSGNEDLLRAVCNRGAVLAEVPPGSAPTRYRFLQRNRLIAALSAVTVVVEARWRSGALNTAHHAETLCRAVGAVPGSVHSANSAGCHRLLRDGGAVCVTDAAEVAELAAPSGTALPDQRQVAAQVQDGLTLEDLILLDALPLRSTTSVEKLAAVAGLGQDSVRAGLGRLGLLGLAVSERGGWKRGKATD
- the rplS gene encoding 50S ribosomal protein L19; protein product: MHILDSVDAASLRTDVPAFRAGDTLKVHVNIIEGKNSRVQVFQGFVLGRQGDGVRETFTVRKVSFGVGVERTFPVHSPIIDKIEVVTKGDVRRAKLYYMRALRGKAAKIKEKRDFSSAK
- the trmD gene encoding tRNA (guanosine(37)-N1)-methyltransferase TrmD, with product MRIDVVSIFPEYLAPLELSLIGKARQDGILDLHVHDLRSFTTDRHRTVDDTPYGGGAGMVMKPEPWSQALTAVAEARPGHQGKPVLIVPSPAGERFTQAMAHELAGEEHLAFACGRYEGIDERVIEWAGDHFDVRPVSLGDYVLNGGEVAVLAMVEAVGRLLPGVVGNPESLVEESHSDGLLEYPVYTKPAVWRDREVPAILLSGNHGKIAQWRRHEQFRRTSERRPDLLEAFDAGKLPRADRSALQELGYDIIDGRPVRRPGKTEPAG
- a CDS encoding YifB family Mg chelatase-like AAA ATPase, translating into MALGRTYSVALVGLNGYMVEVEADIGQSLPAFVILGLPDAALNEARERIRSAAKNSGIPLSRRKITANLIPASLPKRGSGFDLAVTMAVLRAANDIRPTGRSVFIAELGLDGRLRPVRGILPAVMAAVQAGYPDVVVAQANLAEASLVPGANVSGYRTLARLALDFGADPQELALDFEPDDAEDDAGASGEAAPCPDMADVSGQGEARKALEVAAAGAHHLLLTGPPGAGKTMLAERLPGILPDLADRESMEVTAIHSLCGLPSSQVQLLRRPPFENPHHTATAAAIIGGGSGLPRPGAASRAHRGVLFLDEAPEYERRVLDALRQPLESGELVIHRSAGTAAYPARFQLVLAANPCPCGKASGKGLDCTCTPMMRRRYLARMSGPLLDRVDIQLQVERVSLADFGQAGAEEDTASVARRVRDARQRQVQRLGPLGLETNSQVSGRVLRGELRLPPGVTRILDHSLERGILTARGYDRVLRLAWTLADLGLRDAPDVNDVGQALGLRQATAAAA
- a CDS encoding DUF2469 domain-containing protein, which gives rise to MSAEDLENYETDMELQLYREYRDVVGLFSYVVETERRFYLANHVDLQARSADGEVYFDLTLSDAWVWDVYRSARFVKSVRVLTFKDVNVEELPRNEELALPKDVDLGN